The genomic DNA ACACGCGGATGACGGTGCCGCGCTCCGACGCCGTGGCCAGGCGGCGCCCGCACATGGACCACGCCAGCGCCGCCAGCGGACTGTCGTGCGCGCTGATCACGCACTTGGCATTCTGCGAAGGACAGGAGGCAGTGGTACGGGACATTCATACGATAGACTACATTCCTGGGGAGGCATCGAGGGAAACGACAATCCGCCCACTGTCAGAAATTGTCGTCTCGAATAACCACTGTGGCGTTTTGGAACAATAAGGAAATTACTTTCCGTCTCATTGTCCTCCATAGGACTCTACGGCTCGGAACAAACATTTATGTTTAAGGACAAAGTCGCGGGGCTGTGGCCAGGCGGGCACTCACCAGGTGCACGGCGTCGAAGATCTGCACCTCACCCACGGCACTGGAGCCGGGGTAGGCCACGTAGCAGTGGTCCACGCAGGGCGACAGCGCGCAGAGCCCGCGCGGGTTGGGCGGCGTGTCGCGGATGGTGTGCAGGATCTTCATGTCGCGGATGTTGTGGATGTGCAGCGACTCCTCCAGACACACGATGAGCCTCTGCAACAGAACCAGTCCATGAGCCCCGCCACCCGCCGCTCGCCGCGCCCCCTGCGCTCGCTACACTGCGCGTCACTCACGGATCTGTTGAGCTTCACTGCCAGAATGgtgttgctgtagctgtagtTGCATATCTCCGTACCCTTCTTATAATGGCATACTATCAGCTTCCTGTGAACAAACCAATTTATATGCGATCGATTTGCGCGTTCCGAGCATCAAAACTGCTAGTTACTCTTTGTTTAGCAGATGTACAAGTCAATTGTTACCTGGGGGCTGATACAGTGACCACAGCCACAAGCGAGCTGCTGAATAGTCGGTCGACGAGGCAGGTCTCGTGACCTGAGCGGCTGGCGTATATTTCCTCGATGCCATCGTCTGCAGTTAGCGTGAATAGATGGTACCCACTACTACTGCCCGCCACCAGGGACCTGGAACATCACATCTTTTACACTCCACTGGATCTTCATAATATCTACGAGCCCCATGTCCTGTTGAAATATTACCAGCACAGCCATTGAAATTTAGTTGTAATTATTAAAGGAACCACTATACTAGAGTAGCTACTTCCATATGGACGGATTACTGACACATAACATCACTAACCAACCTAAAGGTTTGAAATTGTAATGGAGCCCTCTTAGTATATTACACTTTAGATAATTCATCTAATAAAATgcatttctataatataaagataGATTTGATGCTTATAAATGATATCCTTTATGAAAGTGTATGAGcaacaaattaatgaattaatattatgaattagattttatcattttttactTGACTTTCCAGGACATACAAAACAAGTTATAGCAGTACATAGAAAGGCAAACATCAGAGTTGACCTTTTAGATTGTGCCAACATATCTATTTACAacagaattataataatttgtgtcCTTTACTGAAATACAAGAGTGATtggtattatgttttatttaaaccttaTCCCCACTAGTTTGGAATTGGCAATGACTCAACAAGATTCAGTTAAATGCAGCGGTGTttagttacataaaaaatattattgacagGGGCTGCATTCTAATATCTTAGAACAATAATTCAGGCACCCCacttttttctctttttctcCCAAGACCATTCAGGTTATTGAACAAGCTTGCTGCTCATTAATGAATTGAATGACTAAGCTGAAACTTAATAATCAATGTTATCTTAAGCTTTCTTTCTATGCTTCcatgttttgaaaaaaattaagctttgccccACTCTAGCATTTTCTCCTTTGTAATGGGTGTGTTTATACACATTTTCacacacaagttcacaaacacatatttattcataaagtaactaatatataaagctaaagtatttaaaaactatctttttttaaggggggaaaatcttccaatgacctttcccgccttgggcaaggcgatagggagtgtcagactcttaatgactagaaaccaccctgttcctacgcctgcttgtccacccggagccccggtaaacccgctaggtagtctgcagctccaggcaccagccctactgggccccgtctgtgGTGGCTTGAGGCGCACTTGTAACACAACGCGTCATACGCAAGATCTCTACTACTTTGAATATAATAGTTAATTCTTTATGACtgagactgcacggttggtgcggtggctaggcaactggctgccgcgcaactctttgtgtgatccacaaattgttgtttcgggtctgggtgtcatgtgtatgtgaacttgtatgtttgtaaacgcacccagaacacaggagaaaatcatagtgtggggcaacgtattaaaaaaaaaactgtgttggatagtccattaatagagaaaaacattaagctacaatcaataggagctgagctgCGAGTGAAACTGAGCGGGAGTAACTAGTCTATACCTGCACTTACTAgtcaaagtttgtttgtttaaatgtgtTAATCTctagaaatgaaattataaacaGGAGTTGATTATGATTTCgaataaaacaaagaatattttttaatcaacagGAACGCAGGctaagccgctagcagaagctaacTAAGGTAAATAAAGATGGATCCACACTCAGCCATTCACCTGGTAAGTTGTTGTTTAAGTCAAAGGAAAAGTCATACACTGTTAAAGCTTAAGTGCTTTACGCTACCGCCACACGCGGGTTCggattatattgttatattattacagGCTTAATGGCTGTTGTTTTTAGTTCGATAGTCGTCGTAGTTTTCCATCGATACAACTGTATGCACACCGTTAAGGTTCAGCTAGCATCATATGACTATCCGATGTCCACGCGGGACAACGCGCGTGGTCCCGGCGCATGGACACGCGGCGGGTTCCTGCCGAGGATGCTCGCGTTGCGCAATTTCAGCCCTTATATACATCATGTGGTGTTAATGACTTCCTGATAGTTGTTATTGTTATCTATCTACGACAGCAAATACCTCACACCAGATATATAGATATACGTCGGTATACATATTACGAACCACCTAATGATGGAATACAGAAACTAAGTACTATACCATGcctttatttcatatttaacaCAATCTCATAAACTTACCCTGTCAGGGCACAGAATAAGCCAGGGTGCTATTATTGTGTAGTTTTTGTCAAGCCCCACAATAATTGCACCCTAGCTACAACAAAAAATGTATCAAGGTCATGAAGTAAATACCtttggtaaataaatacatcaacAGCTGTTACATTCAATTCCTTTGTTTACTGATAAGGTGTAACACAGAACTGTGAGCTATGGAGCGTCAAGCTAACTAGTTAGCGAGTACACAAACATCAAAATGAGATAGTTTGCGTGACCTCGACGCCATGTTTGTTTACAGCTAGTGCTGCGGAGTACGGATGAAGACATTACGAAACAGCTGGCAATGACATATTGCATCATCACGCTAACAACGAAACGCGCTAGTAACAATAATGAATTTCATTTATTGATATCACATCCTTTCCTTGGTAATTTCAGCTAGTGCGAGATTTGACTTCACAATCACAAGACAATTTTGAGAGTAATAAGCTAATGAAGTTCCACAGAACCTTCAAGTGTGTATAGAAATACTTACGTGCAGTCCTGATTGAATTGTACAAATATTCCTCCTGCATTTGAGCCATCAGAGTTTTGTCCTCCTCCACTCATTGGAACGTTCGAATGATacagattatttaaaaactaagttctaaaaataaagGCACACacgaacaacaataataattattttggttgCAGAAGTATAATCACTCGCGCCACAAAGTTAATACTTGAAACTAATTGTTCGTCACAAGAATCTGAATTTTGACACAAAGAACGACCTTGCTGCAGCTGCTAAAAACAAGCCCCCTCCCCCGCACTGCTATCTTCTATTAATGTTGCCAACAGTACTAACTTTTGGGCTACCTATTGTGTATGATTGTGTTGATTTTAATAACTTggcaaaaaatacaaataaataataaaggtcACTAATATCGTACCTGTGGCAGTGGCCGCCCGGTACACAACGAGTCAACTTGATTTGATAGTTCTTAGTTTTATGAACTTTAAAAAGAGGAAGTACTATTTTCGGATGACTTCATGGGATATGATCGGAGCGGGTGATTCAGTCTCAAgtcaatattagtataaatcataataatttatttctatatagcAATGTTAATAGAGGgtgctgtacccttagtacccTCATGAGGCTAGGGTCTTCTAAGAACGGGGTTGTTAGAAATTGATCAAGCTTGAATACAGTGAAAATAAAAGCATAAGTTTtatttgaagaatatttttatatgaaacaatTTAATCACCCCAATTGAAAAGATTTTCatccaaatataattttatgcacCATAGCTGCAAGTAACTGTCGTATCTACTAGACGAAAgattattaaataagaaataaatgtgtttttgtttttttagtaagAGGTTTTGAAAAAAGTCTATGACGGGTGTGTTGCAGATTTATGAGCAAATATCTACAATAATTTAGCTTTCTAAAAAGGTAAAATATGCTAGAGTATTGTTAGGATTCTCGGAAAAAATTAACACCGTTATAAACAAAAGGTTGCTATTTGGCATTTGGCAACACTGATACTGATACATGAATGAGTAAGAAATAAATACCCCATCAGtggtagtaaaataaataacattgacaTCTCCTCGAGTAAACACATAGCTGTCAAGTGTCAAAAGTGTCAATAgtgtcataataaaaatatattcagtaaGTCAGTAACAGTATAAAGATAAACACTAAACAGTTTGTTGGGAATTACCTCGTTTAGTCGACCGTCGTTTCTCAATCCAAAGATGGGACGTAAAATACCGGCTAAGAAGCATCGTGGTGTGAAAGATCCTTTAGTGCAACAAGCCAGACGCTTAGAAGGGTATGCggtgtcataatattatttattaggtacttgctttttaaatgattaaaCTAAACACTATCAAAATATAACCTCAAAGTGGCAAGTTTAGCCCCTAGACCATCTCTAGAGCTAAGAGGAATAtaaaatttgataaatattaaaattctatcATAGATACCACTCGAATGTATT from Spodoptera frugiperda isolate SF20-4 chromosome 26, AGI-APGP_CSIRO_Sfru_2.0, whole genome shotgun sequence includes the following:
- the LOC118264771 gene encoding WD repeat domain phosphoinositide-interacting protein 2 isoform X2 — protein: MSGGGQNSDGSNAGGIFVQFNQDCTSLVAGSSSGYHLFTLTADDGIEEIYASRSGHETCLVDRLFSSSLVAVVTVSAPRKLIVCHYKKGTEICNYSYSNTILAVKLNRSRLIVCLEESLHIHNIRDMKILHTIRDTPPNPRGLCALSPCVDHCYVAYPGSSAVGEVQIFDAVHLNAKCVISAHDSPLAALAWSMCGRRLATASERGTVIRVFAVPERTRLYEFRRGVKRCVSIACLAFSACGSYLAATSNTETVHVFRLTEPAPAGPAADEPAPAEDEAAGGWMGWLSSAVSAGAGYLPAQVADVLAQGRAFAAARLPHTGYRAVAAITSVARAPRLLVATAQGVLYVYALDAEGGDCTLLRQHQFLERPAAAPAPQEESERAAELGAALEAAPAPARAFDLRDPKHFPPMRPERADPAAH
- the LOC118264771 gene encoding WD repeat domain phosphoinositide-interacting protein 2 isoform X3; the encoded protein is MSGGGQNSDGSNAGGIFVQFNQDCTSLVAGSSSGYHLFTLTADDGIEEIYASRSGHETCLVDRLFSSSLVAVVTVSAPRKLIVCHYKKGTEICNYSYSNTILAVKLNRSRLIVCLEESLHIHNIRDMKILHTIRDTPPNPRGLCALSPCVDHCYVAYPGSSAVGEVQIFDAVHLNAKCVISAHDSPLAALAWSMCGRRLATASERGTVIRVFAVPERTRLYEFRRGVKRCVSIACLAFSACGSYLAATSNTETVHVFRLTEPAPAGPAADEPAPAEDEAAGGWMGWLSSAVSAGAGYLPAQVADVLAQGRAFAAARLPHTGYRAVAAITSVARAPRLLVATAQGVLYVYALDAEGGDCTLLRQHQFLERPAAAPAPQEVAALSTSNSYAGALRGRDPARMTGYLSWILLGTY
- the LOC118264771 gene encoding WD repeat domain phosphoinositide-interacting protein 2 isoform X4, with the translated sequence MSGGGQNSDGSNAGGIFVQFNQDCTSLVAGSSSGYHLFTLTADDGIEEIYASRSGHETCLVDRLFSSSLVAVVTVSAPRKLIVCHYKKGTEICNYSYSNTILAVKLNRSRLIVCLEESLHIHNIRDMKILHTIRDTPPNPRGLCALSPCVDHCYVAYPGSSAVGEVQIFDAVHLNAKCVISAHDSPLAALAWSMCGRRLATASERGTVIRVFAVPERTRLYEFRRGVKRCVSIACLAFSACGSYLAATSNTETVHVFRLTEPAPAGPAADEPAPAEDEAAGGWMGWLSSAVSAGAGYLPAQVADVLAQGRAFAAARLPHTGYRAVAAITSVARAPRLLVATAQGVLYVYALDAEGGDCTLLRQHQFLERPAAAPAPQEGYLSWILLGTY